From one Triticum urartu cultivar G1812 chromosome 3, Tu2.1, whole genome shotgun sequence genomic stretch:
- the LOC125547188 gene encoding uncharacterized protein LOC125547188 produces the protein MAETATGSLPLLPDEVATTRLRRIMAEAAGVMPLLHALPDEISIREILVRLPPKTLLRCRAVCAWRRATSTPEFLLAHHARQPALPLLYSKHYNCSVGDDIKSIDIIPYDQRQPTSSSYAVTTFICNPGTRQYAPLHQLDGFGLLGMYSHRPTGDYRLLLYIVQKMRNDGCYLYTLGSGQPPRHIGCPDDKELMKNIVDIWVMQDYEGEVWALHRRIELPIAEIMGQFQTSGGWFDLVAASWDGDVLLLIQFEGNWLLQVDMDGKLIANIHRRFLCPTLLRLKQSLVSHTFFPALEGYVVNASPFHLT, from the exons ATGGCAGAAACTGCAACCGGATCGCTGCCTCTCCTCCCGGATGAGGTCGCCACCACTCGTCTGAGGCGGATCATGGCGGAGGCTGCAGGAGTGATGCCTCTCCTCCACGCCCTCCCGGATGAGATCTCCATCCGGGAGATCCTCGTCCGCCTGCCCCCCAAAACCCTCCTCCGCTGCCGCGCTGTCTGCGCGTGGCGCCGTGCCACCTCCACCCCTGAGTTCCTCCTCGCCCACCATGCCCGCCAGCccgccctccccctcctctacAGCAAACATTATAATTGCAGCGTCGGCGACGACATCAAGTCCATAGACATCATACCCTACGACCAAAGGCAGCCGACAAGCTCCA GCTACGCGGTGACGACCTTCATCTGCAACCCGGGCACTCGTCAATATGCTCCCCTCCACCAGCTTGATGGCTTCGGGCTCTTAGGGATGTACTCACACAGACCAACCGGAGACTACAGATTATTGCTGTACATAGTCCAAAAGATGAGGAATGATGGCTGCTACCTCTACACATTAGGCTCTGGCCAACCGCCCAGGCACATAGGCTGCCCTGATGACAAGGAACTGATGA AGAACATTGTAGATATCTGGGTGATGCAGGACTATGAAGGTGAAGTATGGGCCTTACACCGTCGGATTGAATTGCCAATTGCAGAGATCATGGGGCAATTTCAAACTTCTGGAGGTTGGTTCGATCTGGTGGCCGCATCTTGGGATGGTGACGTGCTCCTGCTGATTCAATTTGAAGGTAACTGGCTACTTCAGGTTGACATGGATGGCAAGTTGATTGCTAATATCCATCGCAGATTCCTATGTCCTACTCTACTTCGGCTCAAACAATCTCTAGTTTCACATACCTTCTTTCCGGCACTAGAGGGTTATGTTGTCAATGCTTCGCCTTTTCATCTCACCTGA
- the LOC125549187 gene encoding F-box protein At5g49610-like, with protein MADTARARAPPPNRSLPEEILIWEILVRLPPKSLLRCRAVCPAWRRATSTRDFLLAHHARQPTLPLLDDLSSIGYGGHSLDTIPSPSPLEHQAATGRLQSVVRFDDAYFRLFASCDGLLLLSMATGYLVLCNPATRQFARLPLLPGFIPLGMYPHSPTGTGEYRLLLYLSSSERAPDAQAGCYILSLGSGQLPRHIGCRDVERLINTFGSVMFHASLHWHRHNVIMVFDTITELFREMSAPVVPGPINLFEMDGMLAASIFTDPTTSIDIWMAQDYDNEVWAFKYRVNLPVAELTAQFGKINKRCCVVFASSDGHALVLAKFGDWLLQVDMDGKLVASFHGRGIGPTQNRLKQSLVQHTFFPTLEGYVVNASPFI; from the coding sequence ATGGCGGACACCGCAAGAGCAAGAGCGCCGCCTCCCAACCGCAGCCTCCCGGAGGAGATCCTCATCTGGGAGATCCTGGTCCGCCTGCCCCCCAAATCCCTCCTCCGTTGCCGCGCCGTCTGCCCCGCCTGGCGCCGCGCCACCTCCACCCGCGACTTCCTCCTCGCCCACCACGCCCGTCAGCCCACCCTCCCTCTCCTCGACGACTTGAGCAGCATCGGCTACGGAGGCCACTCCTTAGACACCATCCCCAGCCCCTCTCCCTTGGAGCACCAGGCCGCCACCGGCCGGCTCCAGTCCGTCGTGCGATTTGATGATGCCTACTTCCGCCTGTTCGCCTCCTGCGACGGCCTCCTCCTTCTCTCCATGGCCACTGGCTACTTAGTCCTCTGTAATCCGGCGACTCGTCAGTTTGCTCGTCTCCCGCTCCTTCCTGGCTTCATACCCTTGGGGATGTATCCACACAGCCCAACTGGAACTGGGGAGTACCGACTATTGCTCTACCTGTCTTCCTCGGAACGGGCACCTGACGCTCAAGCTGGCTGCTACATCCTCTCTCTAGGCTCCGGCCAGCTGCCCAGGCACATAGGGTGCAGGGATGTGGAGAGACTCATAAACACCTTCGGATCTGTCATGTTCCATGCTAGCCTACATTGGCACCGGCACAATGTGATAATGGTATTTGACACCATAACCGAGTTGTTTCGTGAGATGTCTGCTCCGGTTGTTCCTGGCCCCATCAACCTGTTTGAGATGGATGGAATGCTTGCCGCCTCCATCTTCACTGATCCAACGACATCCATTGATATCTGGATGGCACAGGACTATGACAATGAGGTTTGGGCCTTCAAATATCGGGTCAATTTGCCGGTTGCAGAGCTCACAGCACAGTTTGGGAAGATTAACAAACGTTGCTGTGTGGTGTTTGCCTCTTCGGATGGTCATGCGCTTGTGCTGGCCAAATTTGGAGATTGGCTGCTTCAGGTTGATATGGATGGCAAGTTGGTTGCCAGTTTCCATGGCAGAGGCATTGGTCCTACTCAAAATCGGCTGAAACAATCTCTTGTTCAGCATACCTTCTTTCCCACACTTGAGGGTTATGTTGTCAACGCGTCACCTTTCATCTGA